The sequence GACGTCCTGCTCAATTTCCTCGGGCGCACGGACGCGCCGCCCTCGCCGGATCCGCTCTTCGTCGTCGAGGACGGCGCCACCGGTCGCGAACGCGATCCCGACCTCCCCCGGCGCTGCCTCCTCGAGATCGACGCGGAGATCCTCGACGGCCGCCTCCGGGTGCGCTGGAGCCATGCGGCGACGCTCCACGACGTCGGCACCATCGACCGGCTCGCATCCGATCACCTGGGACGCCTCGCCGCCCTGGCCGCCCGCCTGAACTCCGACGAGGGCTCATGACCTCCGTATTCGACGGCGCCGAAGCGATCTACGGGCTGACGCCGATGCAGGAGACGATGCTGCTCTACAGCGACGCCGCCGGCGCGGGCGCCTTCGTCGGGCAGCTCGCCTGCCGCCTCCTGGGACCGCTCGACGCCGCCGCCCTGGAGCGGGCGTTCGAGGCCCTGCTCGCGCGGCACCCGGCCCTGCGGACGGCGTTCGTCTCGCAAGGCCTCGAGCGCCCGCTGCAGGTGGTCGCGGCTCGCGTCGCCCTGCCGTTCCGGATCGTCGACTGGTCTGGCCTTCCGGGCGACGAGCGCTCGGCGCGGGAGGCGGCTTTCCTCGAGGAGGACGTCGCCACGCGCTTCGCCCCGGACTCGGCGCCTCTGATGCGCGTCGCCTTGATCCGGGCATCGGACGAGGACCATCTGCTGGTCTGGACCCGCCACCACGTCCTGATGGACGGATGGTCGATGGCGCTGGCGATCGACGAGCTCGCGGCGCTCTACGCGGCGGAGCGGGACGGCCGGCCCGCCGATCTGCGCCCGGCGCGCCCGTTCCAGGACTACGTCGACTGGCTCGACCGGCGCGATCGCTCGCAGGACCTGGACTTCTGGCGCTCGGCGCTGTCCTCGGCCGCGTCGCCGACCCCGATGGTCCCCGCCGACCCGGCGCCGAAAGCGGCCGAGGCGCCTCTGGTCGAGCACGCACGACCGCTCGCCGAGGCGGCTGCGGACGCCGTTCGGCGCACAGCCCATGCACGCGGCATCACCGAGGCGGCGGTGCTCGCGGCCGCCTGGGCCCTGGTCGTCGCCCGCCATGCCGATTCCGACGACGCCCTGTTCGGGCTCACGGCGTCCGGGCGCCCCGCCGATCTGGCCGGCGTGGAATCGACCGTGGGGCTCTTCCTCAACACCGTCCCGCTGAACGTGCCGCTGCCTCCCGACCGCCGGGTCGGTCCCTGGCTCGAGGAGGTCGCGGACATCCTCGCGGCGGCGAGCGACCACGCCCACATCGCGCTGTCCGACCTGCGCACGCTGTCGCCCGTTCCGTCCGAGGAACCGCTGTTCGATCACATCCTGGTCCTGGAAGGCGCCAGCCTCGCCGGCTCGGTCGATCGGTTCGCCGATCTCGCGGTCCGGGACTACCGCTTCATCGACCAGACCAATTTCGCCCTCAACGTCGGTGTCCAGCTCGGGTCCCCCAAGCAGATCCTCGTCGTGCACGACCCCGGCCGGATCGACGGCGAAACGGCCTGCCGGATCGGGACGCGCTTCGAGGCGGCGATCGCCGCCGTCACCGGCGACCCCGACCGGACGCTGGGCGCGATCGCTCTCGTCGACGAGGCCCACGAGCGGTTCCTGGCGGAGGTGGTCAACGCCACGCGGGTCGAGTTCACCGACCGTCGGTCTCTTCTGCGCCGGATCGCCGACCAGGACAGGGCCGCCACCGCGCTGATTAGCGAGCAGGGGCGGGTGTGCTACGGCGCGCTCTGGGACGCATCGGGCGCGCTCGCGCAGGAGATCGCCGCGGCGGGCGTCGGACCGGAAGACGTGGTCGCCCTCGTGCTGGAGCGCGGGCCGCTGCTGCCGCTCGCCGTCCTGGCGACGATGCGGGCCGGCGCGGTCTACCTGCCGCTCGATCCGTCGGACGCGCCGCAGAGGCTGGCCGACCTGATCGCGGAGAGCGGGGCGGCCCTGGTCCTCGCCACCGATCCGCTCGCCGGCCTCGTCTCGCAAGCCGGTGCGCGCGTGCGCCGGCTGCGCGCCGACGATCTCGCCCGCTCCCCGTCCGGGGATGCGCCCGTGCCGGACCCGGACCCGGACGCCGCCGCCTACGCGATCTTCACCTCGGGCTCGACGGGCCGGCCGAAGGCGGTCGTCAATACCTGGGACGGCCTGCGCAACCGCATCGACTGGATGCAGTCCGCCTACCCGATCGGCCCCGGCGACCGCGTCCTGCACAAGACGCCGTACACGTTCGACGTCTCGGTCTGGGAGCTGATCTGGCCGCTGACCGAGGGCGCGGCGATGGTGGTCGCGGCGCCCGACGGTCATCGCGACCCGGACTACCTGCGCGACCTGATCGTCGCCGAGGGCGTCACCCTGTGCCACTTCGTGCCGTCGATGCTCAGGGCGTTCCTCGCCACCCCGGGGATCGAATCCTGCCGCAGCCTGGCCCGCGTGATCTGCAGCGGCGAGGCCCTCACCGGGGCCGATCGCGATCGGGCGCATAGCCGGCTGAGCGCCAGCGTGCACAACCTCTACGGCCCTGCCGAGGCGGCGATCGACGTCAGCTCCCACGATTGCGCGCGCGACGAGCGGTCGACCGAGGTCCCGATCGGCCGACCGATCGCCAACACCCGCCTCTACCTGCTCGACCGGAACCTGCTGCCCGCGTCGCCGGGCGCCACCGGAGAGGTCT comes from Salinarimonas sp. and encodes:
- a CDS encoding amino acid adenylation domain-containing protein, which produces MTSVFDGAEAIYGLTPMQETMLLYSDAAGAGAFVGQLACRLLGPLDAAALERAFEALLARHPALRTAFVSQGLERPLQVVAARVALPFRIVDWSGLPGDERSAREAAFLEEDVATRFAPDSAPLMRVALIRASDEDHLLVWTRHHVLMDGWSMALAIDELAALYAAERDGRPADLRPARPFQDYVDWLDRRDRSQDLDFWRSALSSAASPTPMVPADPAPKAAEAPLVEHARPLAEAAADAVRRTAHARGITEAAVLAAAWALVVARHADSDDALFGLTASGRPADLAGVESTVGLFLNTVPLNVPLPPDRRVGPWLEEVADILAAASDHAHIALSDLRTLSPVPSEEPLFDHILVLEGASLAGSVDRFADLAVRDYRFIDQTNFALNVGVQLGSPKQILVVHDPGRIDGETACRIGTRFEAAIAAVTGDPDRTLGAIALVDEAHERFLAEVVNATRVEFTDRRSLLRRIADQDRAATALISEQGRVCYGALWDASGALAQEIAAAGVGPEDVVALVLERGPLLPLAVLATMRAGAVYLPLDPSDAPQRLADLIAESGAALVLATDPLAGLVSQAGARVRRLRADDLARSPSGDAPVPDPDPDAAAYAIFTSGSTGRPKAVVNTWDGLRNRIDWMQSAYPIGPGDRVLHKTPYTFDVSVWELIWPLTEGAAMVVAAPDGHRDPDYLRDLIVAEGVTLCHFVPSMLRAFLATPGIESCRSLARVICSGEALTGADRDRAHSRLSASVHNLYGPAEAAIDVSSHDCARDERSTEVPIGRPIANTRLYLLDRNLLPASPGATGEVFIAGRNLARGYLGRPGLTAERFLPDPFADEAGSRMYRTGDLARRLGDGSLVHAGRSDSQIKLRGMRIELGEIEAALRALDGVAEAAVTVGEAPDGGPRLVAHLVARPAPTSPDGAGLSPDDLIRRLEARLPKAMVPSAFVSHAALPLSPNGKLDRRALAAHAAQGPDKPRVAPRTEEERRIAAIWSEVLGTPDIGVTDDFFALGGHSLLLVQVAARLRQSFEIEISLRALFNARTVETMLDVVLDAELAGLDAEERAALLADLAPMEGRDRP